One genomic segment of Helianthus annuus cultivar XRQ/B chromosome 14, HanXRQr2.0-SUNRISE, whole genome shotgun sequence includes these proteins:
- the LOC110907517 gene encoding uncharacterized protein LOC110907517 — protein sequence MHGANRRADYTCVATGDGNNNTVIDQIMLRFRPIAPRPATVESSGYMLPASNLKKKRVKRKYVRVKKKINKASECNLNKILFDSNGTVAMIENCTNKEFVVADPFQKPLQKPSNWISFDLSGNKSSMNNNNNNLFNFEPVKKFSPDLHGVDLATPEQRRKVVESWITVESVIGTCEDRRMLGHTDNEIWKNLEVDSCPGFVSNGYDEVVWVNPAYRRMLDLDGDGGVTVVWLVVKVEKSTVVKYLPGFSCRVRIEYRLCEKKRWMMVPCDVCKMDSGGFAWLLDVEFALSLGPLNQVC from the coding sequence ATGCACGGTGCAAACCGGCGCGCTGACTACACATGCGTCGCCACCGGCGACGGTAACAATAATACGGTTATCGATCAGATCATGTTGAGATTCCGTCCGATCGCTCCGAGACCGGCGACGGTTGAAAGCTCCGGTTACATGTTACCTGCGAGTAATCTCAAGAAGAAGAGAGTGAAGCGGAAGTACGTAAGAGTGAAGAAAAAGATTAATAAAGCCAGTGAGTGTAATTTGAACAAAATTTTGTTCGATTCGAACGGAACCGTTGCGATGATCGAGAATTGTACAAATAAGGAGTTCGTTGTTGCAGATCCGTTTCAGAAACCGTTACAGAAACCGTCGAACTGGATCAGTTTCGATCTATCTGGAAACAAAAGTAgcatgaataataataataataatttatttaattttgaACCAGTGAAGAAGTTTTCACCAGATCTGCATGGAGTAGATCTTGCAACGCCGGAGCAACGGCGGAAGGTAGTGGAGTCGTGGATCACGGTGGAGTCGGTTATCGGCACGTGTGAGGATCGGCGGATGTTAGGACACACGGATAACGAGATATGGAAGAATCTAGAAGTTGACAGCTGTCCAGGTTTTGTATCGAACGGTTATGATGAGGTGGTGTGGGTGAATCCGGCGTACCGGAGGATGCTAGATCTGGATGGTGACGGTGGAGTGACGGTTGTGTGGCTGGTGGTGAAAGTTGAAAAGTCAACGGTGGTGAAATATCTGCCAGGTTTTTCATGCAGAGTGAGGATTGAGTACAGGTTGTGTGAGAAGAAGAGGTGGATGATGGTGCCTTGTGATGTGTGTAAGATGGATTCGGGTGGGTTTGCATGGTTGCTTGATGTTGAATTTGCTTTGAGCTTGGGGCCGTTGAATCAAGTTTGCTAA
- the LOC110904106 gene encoding thymidylate kinase isoform X1, translating to MHACHFTLSKLLNFGALAAQRSSNLRFSYKCASRRVHMENNHHSDARGALIVLEGLDRSGKTSQSGRLVSYLNGLGHPVESWRFPDRDTAVGKMISAYLSNESQLDDHTIHLLFSANRWEKRSLMEATLKSGTSLIVDRYSYSGVAFSSAKGLDIEWCKAPEVGLLAPDLVVYLDIPPEKAAERGGYGGERYEKLEFQKNVAQYYKKLSDASWKIIDACQPMEDVEKQLKEIVLDCVKSCQNGKSVSQLWLS from the exons ATGCATGCTTGCCATTTCACTCTATCTAAGCTTTT AAATTTTGGAGCTTTAGCTGCACAAAGGTCATCAAATCTCCGGTTTTCATACAAGTGTGCTTCCAGAAGAGTTCACATGGAAAACAATCACCACAGCGATGCAAGAGGTGCTCTTATCGTTCTAGAAGGTTTGGATCGAAGTGGGAAGACCTCACAGTCCGGTAGGCTTGTCTCATACTTAAATGGTCTTGGGCATCCAGTAGAATCATGGCGGTTTCCAGATAGAGATACTGCTGTCGGGAAAATGATTTCAGCGTATCTTTCTAATGAATCTCAGCTGGATGATCACACAATTCATCTTCTTTTTAGTGCAAATCGTTGGGAGAAAAG ATCATTGATGGAGGCTACGCTAAAAAGTGGTACTTCTTTGATTGTTGATCGATATTCTTATTCAGGGGTTGCCTTTTCATCTGCCAAAGGTTTAGATATTGAATGGTGTAAG GCTCCAGAGGTGGGACTGCTGGCACCTGATTTGGTGGTGTACCTTGACATACCTCCAGAA AAAGCTGCTGAAAGAGGTGGTTATGGAGGTGAGAGATATGAGAAGCTGGAGTTTCAGAAGAACGTTGCTCAGTATTATAAGAAACTTAGTGATGCATCATGGAAG ATAATAGATGCATGCCAACCTATGGAAGATGTTGAAAAACAGTTGAAAGAGATCGTGTTGGATTGTGTGAAGTCGTGCCAAAATGGTAAATCGGTTTCTCAGCTTTGGTTGTCTTAA
- the LOC110904106 gene encoding thymidylate kinase isoform X2, whose amino-acid sequence MENNHHSDARGALIVLEGLDRSGKTSQSGRLVSYLNGLGHPVESWRFPDRDTAVGKMISAYLSNESQLDDHTIHLLFSANRWEKRSLMEATLKSGTSLIVDRYSYSGVAFSSAKGLDIEWCKAPEVGLLAPDLVVYLDIPPEKAAERGGYGGERYEKLEFQKNVAQYYKKLSDASWKIIDACQPMEDVEKQLKEIVLDCVKSCQNGKSVSQLWLS is encoded by the exons ATGGAAAACAATCACCACAGCGATGCAAGAGGTGCTCTTATCGTTCTAGAAGGTTTGGATCGAAGTGGGAAGACCTCACAGTCCGGTAGGCTTGTCTCATACTTAAATGGTCTTGGGCATCCAGTAGAATCATGGCGGTTTCCAGATAGAGATACTGCTGTCGGGAAAATGATTTCAGCGTATCTTTCTAATGAATCTCAGCTGGATGATCACACAATTCATCTTCTTTTTAGTGCAAATCGTTGGGAGAAAAG ATCATTGATGGAGGCTACGCTAAAAAGTGGTACTTCTTTGATTGTTGATCGATATTCTTATTCAGGGGTTGCCTTTTCATCTGCCAAAGGTTTAGATATTGAATGGTGTAAG GCTCCAGAGGTGGGACTGCTGGCACCTGATTTGGTGGTGTACCTTGACATACCTCCAGAA AAAGCTGCTGAAAGAGGTGGTTATGGAGGTGAGAGATATGAGAAGCTGGAGTTTCAGAAGAACGTTGCTCAGTATTATAAGAAACTTAGTGATGCATCATGGAAG ATAATAGATGCATGCCAACCTATGGAAGATGTTGAAAAACAGTTGAAAGAGATCGTGTTGGATTGTGTGAAGTCGTGCCAAAATGGTAAATCGGTTTCTCAGCTTTGGTTGTCTTAA
- the LOC110904107 gene encoding lysine histidine transporter 2, with the protein MGTQAQPDQYYVDNNNTNGDKVDTRTEREKQIDEWLPITSSRNAKWWYSAFHNVTAMVGAGVLGLPYALAHLGWGPGLTVLFGSWIVTVYTLWQMVEMHETIPGKRFDRYHELGQHAFGKKLGLFIIVPQQLIVEVGCDIVYMVTGGQSLKKVHELLCDDCTSLRLTYWIMIFASVHFLLSHCPNFNSITIISLAAAVMSISYSTIAWVASVDRGVQPDIDYSIGYKETTQAGTVLSFFNGLGAMAFAYAGHNVVLEIQATIPSTPEKPSKGPMWKGVVVAYIVVAICYFPVAISGYWAYGNRVSDNVLISLEKPVWLIAAANVFVVIHVIGSYQVYAMPVFDMIETLLVKKMNFKPTFMLRFITRNLYVAFTMMFGICVPFFGGLLGFFGGFAFAPTTYFIPCVCWLIIHKPKVGSLSWIINWICIILGVCLMVVSPIGGLRQIILDAKHYKSFS; encoded by the exons ATGGGAACCCAAGCTCAACCTGATCAATATTACGTCGACAACAACAACACTAACGGCGACAAG GTTGACACCAGAACTGAAAGAGAGAAACAAATAGATGAATGGCTTCCCATCACTTCCTCAAGGAATGCAAAATGGTGGTACTCTGCATTCCACAACGTTACCGCCATGGTTGGAGCCGGAGTTCTTGGTCTCCCTTATGCTCTAGCCCATCTTGGATG GGGCCCTGGATTAACGGTACTATTCGGATCATGGATTGTAACCGTATACACATTATGGCAAATGGTTGAGATGCATGAAACCATACCCGGAAAACGCTTTGACAGATACCATGAGCTAGGCCAGCATGCTTTTGGGAAAAAACTTGGTCTGTTTATAATAGTTCCACAGCAGTTGATTGTTGAAGTTGGTTGCGACATCGTGTATATGGTCACTGGCGGTCAATCACTCAAGAAGGTTCATGAATTGCTTTGTGATGACTGCACTAGCCTTCGGCTCACTTACTGGATCATGATCTTCGCTTCTGTCCACTTTTTACTTTCTCATTGCCCCAACTTCAATTCCATCACCATTATCTCTTTGGCTGCAGCAGTTATGTCCATCAG TTACTCTACAATCGCATGGGTGGCTTCAGTGGACAGGGGTGTGCAACCAGACATCGATTACAGCATAGGATACAAAGAAACTACCCAAGCGGGGACAGTATTAAGCTTCTTTAATGGACTGGGTGCAATGGCTTTTGCGTACGCCGGTCACAATGTAGTGTTGGAAATTCAAGCCACCATTCCTTCAACGCCAGAAAAGCCTTCAAAGGGACCCATGTGGAAAGGAGTGGTTGTTGCCTACATAGTGGTGGCCATATGCTACTTCCCTGTTGCCATTTCCGGGTATTGGGCATATGGAAACCGCGTCTCGGATAATGTCTTGATCTCTTTAGAAAAGCCCGTGTGGCTCATTGCAGCGGCAAATGTGTTTGTGGTGATTCATGTTATCGGAAGCTATCAG GTTTATGCAATGCCAGTATTTGATATGATAGAAACCCTGCTGGTCAAGAAAATGAACTTCAAACCGACTTTTATGCTTCGCTTCATCACTAGGAACCTATATGTTG CATTTACAATGATGTTTGGCATTTGTGTCCCATTTTTTGGTGGACTTCTAGGATTCTTCGGAGGATTCGCCTTCGCCCCAACAACATATTTC ATACCTTGCGTCTGTTGGCTTATAATCCATAAACCAAAGGTTGGGAGCTTATCCTGGATTATTAATTGG ATATGCATTATATTGGGAGTTTGTTTGATGGTGGTGTCGCCTATAGGGGGATTAAGGCAGATCATTCTTGATGCCAAACATTATAAATCTTTTAGTTAA